In Acidobacteriota bacterium, the following are encoded in one genomic region:
- a CDS encoding NADH-quinone oxidoreductase subunit B, translating into MPFLQNKFEKNFVITTVDYVFNWARKSAIWPMTFGLACCAIEMIASTTSRFDLARFGAEVFRPSPRQADLMIVAGTVTLKMAPVLKRVYDQMPDPKWVISMGACSSVGGPFNTYAVLQGVDRIVPVDVYVQGCPPRPENLFYGLMKLQDKIDQMTLAKRPTEIRLEDNMVESFRKQIMIAQTPNPA; encoded by the coding sequence ATGCCGTTTTTGCAGAACAAGTTTGAGAAGAACTTCGTGATCACCACGGTGGACTACGTGTTCAACTGGGCGCGCAAGAGCGCCATCTGGCCGATGACGTTTGGCCTCGCGTGCTGCGCCATCGAGATGATCGCCTCGACCACGTCGCGCTTTGATCTGGCGCGCTTCGGCGCCGAGGTGTTCCGCCCATCGCCGCGCCAGGCTGATCTGATGATCGTCGCTGGAACCGTTACGCTGAAGATGGCCCCGGTGCTCAAGCGCGTCTATGACCAGATGCCCGACCCCAAGTGGGTGATCTCGATGGGCGCCTGCTCGAGCGTCGGCGGCCCCTTCAACACCTACGCGGTGCTGCAGGGCGTGGACCGCATCGTGCCCGTGGACGTTTACGTGCAGGGTTGCCCGCCGCGCCCGGAGAACCTCTTCTACGGCCTGATGAAGCTGCAGGACAAGATTGACCAGATGACGTTGGCCAAGCGCCCGACTGAAATTCGCCTCGAAGACAACATGGTCGAGAGCTTCCGCAAACAGATCATGATCGCCCAGACGCCCAACCCGGCGTAG